From a region of the Cololabis saira isolate AMF1-May2022 chromosome 8, fColSai1.1, whole genome shotgun sequence genome:
- the cxxc1b gene encoding CXXC-type zinc finger protein 1b: MDMSKSQRSRGPETSTMEGENAPLYCICRKPDINCFMIGCDNCNEWFHGHCINITEKIAKAIQEWYCMMCREENPSLEIKYRSKKSREREFDPDERQYSTPSTPDYKSERRRGSKVKRSVRMCGECEPCRRTEDCAQCDFCKDMKKFGGPNKIRQKCRFRQCEVRARKMLRVKEEEMSLSERRENRRRRYSDDYDSEAELYQQYRAAGINDHMSWATDDDEEPAFSPVMRKKAIKVKHVKRREKKFDKKKESRRHKQKQKHKDRNRHSERGDVRDTGGFRQCLGPNCVDASRPGSKYCSEDCGMKLAANRIYEILPQRIQQWQQSPCIAEEHGKKQLERIRRDQQNARLHLTEMERRFHELEGIIAKAKEQAVQQDEEVNENDSEDTDLQIFCVSCSHPINPKVALRHMERCYAKYESQTSFGSMYPTRIEGATRLFCDVYNPQSKTYCKRLQVLCPEHSRDPKVPVDEVCGCPLVKNVFELTKEYCRVSKRKCNKHYNWEKLRRAEVDLERVRVWYKLDELFEQERNVRTAMTNRAGLLALMLHQTIQHDPVTTDLRCSKDR, from the exons ATG GACATGTCTAAAAGTCAGCGCTCACGTGGACCTGAGACCAGCACTATGGAGGGGGAGAATGCACCACTTTACTGCATTTGCCGTAAACCAGACATCAACTGCTTCATGAT TGGCTGTGACAACTGCAATGAGTGGTTCCACGGACACTGCATTAACATCACTGAGAAAATAGCCAAGGCAATCCAGGAGTGGTACTGCATGATGTGCAGAG AAGAAAATCCATCTTTGGAAATAAAATATAGATCAAAGAAGAGCCGGGAGAGGGAATTTGATCCTGATGAAAGACAATACAGCACTCCAAGTACTCCCGACTATAAAAGTGAAAGGCGGCGTGGCTCTAAA GTGAAGCGTTCCGTCCGGATGTGTGGGGAGTGTGAGCCCTGCCGGAGGACGGAGGACTGTGCTCAGTGTGACTTCTGCAAGGACATGAAGAAATTTGGAGGCCCAAACAAAATCAGGCAGAAGTGCAGGTTCAGGCAGTGTGAGGTCCGAGCCAGG aaaatgctgCGTGTAAAGGAAGAGGAAATGTCTTTGAGTGAAAGGAGGGAGAACAGACGGAGGCGCTACTCGGACGACTACGACAGTGAGGCAGAACTCTACCAACAATACAGAGCAGCAGGAATCAACGACCACATG TCGTGGGCTACTGACGATGACGAAGAGCCGGCTTTCAGTCCTGTCATGCGTAAGAAAGCGATCAAGGTTAAGCACGTCAAGAGACGAGAAAAGAAGTTTGACAAGAAA aAAGAGTCTCGTCGCCAcaagcagaagcagaagcacAAAGACAGGAACAGGCACAGCGAGAGGGGGGATGTTCGGGACACTGGAGGCTTCCGTCAGTGTTTGGGACCAAACTGTGTGGATGCATCAAGACCCGGCTCCAAATACTGTTCTGAAGACTGTGGCATGAAGTTAGCAGCCAA CCGGATCTACGAGATCCTCCCCCAGCGGATCCAGCAGTGGCAGCAGAGTCCCTGCATCGCCGAGGAGCACGGTAAAAAGCAGCTGGAGCGGATCCGCAGGGACCAGCAGAACGCCCGGCTGCACCTCACGGAGATGGAGCGACGCTTCCACGAGCTGGAGGGCATCATTGCTAAAGCCAAGGAGCAGGCAGTTCAGCAGGATGAGGAG GTGAATGAAAATGATAGTGAGGACACAGACCTGCAGATTTTCTGTGTCTCTTGCAGTCATCCCATCAATCCAAAAGTGGCGCTGAGGCATATGGAGAGATGCTATGCAAAG TATGAGAGTCAGACCTCCTTTGGTTCCATGTACCCCACAAGAATAGAGGG GGCAACCCGACTCTTCTGTGACGTGTACAACCCCCAGAGCAAGACGTACTGCAAGAGGCTTCAGGTTTTGTGTCCAGAGCATTCCAGAGATCCCAAG gTTCCAGTGGATGAAGTGTGTGGATGCCCTCTAGTGAAGAATGTGTTTGAGCTGACCAAAGAGTATTGTAGAGTCTCCAAAAGGAAGTGCAACAAACATTACAACTGGGAAAAGCTCAGGAGAGCCGAGGTGGACCTGGAGCGAGTCCGGGTG TGGTACAAGTTGGACGAACTGTTTGAGCAGGAGCGGAACGTGAGGACGGCCATGACCAACAGAGCCGGCCTGCTGGCTCTGATGTTGCACCAAACTATTCAGCACGACCCCGTGACAACGGATCTCCGTTGCAGCAAGGATCGGTAG